One segment of Tenrec ecaudatus isolate mTenEca1 chromosome 1, mTenEca1.hap1, whole genome shotgun sequence DNA contains the following:
- the GALE gene encoding UDP-glucose 4-epimerase codes for MAEKVLVTGGAGYIGSHTVLELLEAGYSAVVIDNFHNAIRGEGTMPESLQRVQELTGCSVEFEEMDILDQEGLQRLFKKHSFVAVIHFAGLKAVGESVQKPLDYYRVNLTGTIQLLEMMRTHGVKNLVFSSSATVYGTPQYLPLDEAHPTGGCTNPYGKSKFFIEEMVQDLCRADAAWNAVLLRYFNPTGAHASGRIGEDPQGIPNNLMPYVSQVAIGRREALNVFGNDYDTEDGTGVRDYIHVVDLAKGHIAALRKLKEKCGCRIYNLGTGTGYSVLQMVHAMEQASGKKIPYKVVARREGDVAACYANPNLAREELGWTAALGLDRMCEDLWRWQKQNPSGFGTQA; via the exons ATGGCAGAGAAGGTACTGGTCACAGGTGGCGCTGGCTACATCGGCAGCCACACTGTGCTGGAGCTGCTTGAGGCGGGCTACTCAGCTGTGGTCATCGACAACTTCCACAATGCCATCCGTG GAGAGGGCACCATGCCCGAGAGCCTCCAGCGGGTGCAGGAGCTGACGGGCTGTTCTGTGGAGTTCGAGGAAATGGACATCTTGGACCAAGAGGGCCTTCAGCGTCTCTTCAAGAAG CACAGCTTTGTGGCCGTCATCCACTTCGCGGGGCTGAAGGCAGTGGGCGAGTCAGTGCAGAAACCTCTGGATTACTACCGCGTCAACCTGACAGGGACCATCCAGCTTCTGGAG ATGATGAGGACCCACGGGGTGAAGAACCTGGTGTTCAGCAGCTCGGCCACCGTGTATGGGACGCCCCAGTACCTGCCCTTGGACGAGGCCCACCCCACCGGGGGCTGCACCAACCCCTACGGCAAGTCCAAGTTCTTCATCGAGGAGATGGTCCAGGACCTCTGCCGTGCAGATGCG GCCTGGAATGCAGTGTTGCTGCGCTACTTCAACCCCACGGGGGCCCACGCCTCAGGCCGTATCGGCGAGGATCCCCAGGGCATCCCAAACAACCTCATGCCTTACGTCTCCCAG GTGGCGATCGGGCGCCGGGAGGCCCTGAATGTCTTTGGCAATGACTATGACACAGAGGATGGCACCG GTGTCCGGGACTACATCCATGTTGTGGACCTGGCCAAGGGCCACATTGCAgccttgaggaagctgaaggagaaGTGCGGCTGCCGg ATTTACAACCTGGGCACCGGCACAGGCTATTCGGTGCTGCAGATGGTCCACGCCATGGAGCAGGCCTCAGGGAAGAAG ATCCCCTACAAAGTGGTGGCGCGGCGGGAAGGGGACGTGGCCGCCTGCTATGCCAACCCGAACCTGGCGCGAGAGGAGCTGGGCTGGACAGCAGCCTTAGGGCTGGACAGGATGT GCGAGGATCTGTGGCGCTGGCAGAAGCAGAACCCTTCAGGCTTCGGCACACAGGCCTGA
- the LYPLA2 gene encoding acyl-protein thioesterase 2, translated as MCGNTMSVPLLTDAATVSGAERETAAVIFLHGLGDTGHSWADALSSIRLPHVKYICPHAPRIPVTLNMKMVMPSWFDLMGLSPDAPEDEAGIKKAAENIKALIEHEVKNGIPANRIVLGGFSQGGALSLYTALTCPHPLAGIVALSCWLPLHRAFPQAANGSARDLAILQCHGELDPMVPVRFGALTAEKLRSVVTPARVQFKTYPGVMHSSCPQEMAAVKEFLEKLLPPV; from the exons ATGTGTGGCAACACCATGTCTGTGCCCCTGCTCACTGACGCTGCCACCGTGTCTGGAGCTGAGCGGGAAACGGCCGCG GTTATTTTCTTACATGGACTCGGAGACACCGG gCACAGCTGGGCTGACGCCCTCTCTTCCATCCGGCTTCCTCACGTCAAGTACATCTGTCCCCATGC GCCTCGGATCCCTGTGACACTCAACATGAAGATGGTCATGCCTTCCTG GTTCGACCTGATGGGGCTGAGCCCAGATGCCCCAGAGGACGAGGCTGGCATCAAGAAGGCAGCAGAGAACA TCAAGGCCCTGATTGAGCACGAGGTGAAGAACGGGATCCCTGCCAACCGCATCGTCCTGGGAGGCTTCTCACAG GGTGGGGCCCTGTCCCTCTACACCGCCCtcacctgcccccaccctctgGCTGGCATCGTGGCACTGAGCTGTTGGCTGCCGCTGCACCGGGCCTTCCCCCAG GCAGCCAATGGCAGTGCCAGGGACCTGGCCATCCTTCAATGCCACGGGGAGCTGGACCCCATGGTGCCTGTCCGGTTTGGGGCCCTGACGGCTGAAAAGCTCCGCTCCGTCGTCACACCTGCCAGGGTCCAGTTCAAGACGTACCCGGGAGTTATGCATAGCTCCTGCCCGCAG gAGATGGCCGCTGTGAAGGAGTTTCTGGAGAAGTTGCTGCCTCCTGTCTAA
- the HMGCL gene encoding hydroxymethylglutaryl-CoA lyase, mitochondrial isoform X3 produces MAAVRKAVPLRLVGLASLRAVSTSTMGALPKQVKIVEVGPRDGLQNEKNIVPTPVKVKLIHMLSEAGLPVIEATSFVSPKWVPQMADHAEVLKSIQRFPGISYPVLTPNLRGFQTAVASGAREVSIFGAASELFTKKNINCSIEESFQHFDSILKAAQADGILVRGYVSCVLGCPYEGKISPAKVAEMGVSVVDSSVAGLGGCPYARGASGNLATEDLVYMLAGLGIHTGVNLQKLLEAGTFICQALNRKTSSKVAQATCKL; encoded by the exons ATGGCGGCCGTGAGGAAGGCGGTGCCGCTGCGACTGGTGGGCTTGGCGTCCCTCCGGGCC GTGAGCACCTCCACTATGGGCGCTCTGCCAAAGCAGGTGAAAATTGTGGAAGTTGGTCCGCGGGACGGATTACAGAACGAAAAG AACATCGTCCCTACACCAGTGAAAGTCAAACTGATCCACATGCTTTCTGAAGCAGGACTCCCTGTCATAGAAGCTACCAGCTTCGTGTCTCCCAAGTGGGTTCCAcag ATGGCGGACCATGCCGAAGTCTTGAAGAGCATCCAGAGATTTCCCGGCATCAGCTACCCAGTCCTGACCCCAAACCTCAGAGGCTTTCAGACAGCG GTTGCTTCTGGAGCCCGGGAAGTGTCCATCTTTGGAGCGGCCTCAGAGCTCTTCACTAAGAAGAACATCAACTGCTCCATCGAAGAGAGTTTTCAGCACTTTGACAGTATCTTAAAGGCAGCTCAGGCAGACGGTATTCTCGTGCGGGG GTACGTCTCCTGCGTGCTTGGATGCCCCTACGAAGGGAAGATCTCCCCCGCTAAAGTAGCTGAG ATGGGAGTCAGTGTCGTGGACTCTTCTGTAGCAGGACTTGGAGGCTGTCCCTATGCGCGGGGGGCATCTGGAAACTTGGCCACAGAGGACCTGGTCTACATGCTGGCAGGCCTGGGCATTCACACG GGTGTGAACCTCCAGAAGCTCCTAGAAGCTGGCACCTTCATCTGTCAGGCCTTGAACAGAAAAACCAGCTCCAAAGTGGCCCAGGCCACCTGTAAACTCTGA
- the HMGCL gene encoding hydroxymethylglutaryl-CoA lyase, mitochondrial isoform X1, with the protein MAAVRKAVPLRLVGLASLRAVSTSTMGALPKQVKIVEVGPRDGLQNEKNIVPTPVKVKLIHMLSEAGLPVIEATSFVSPKWVPQMADHAEVLKSIQRFPGISYPVLTPNLRGFQTAVASGAREVSIFGAASELFTKKNINCSIEESFQHFDSILKAAQADGILVRGYVSCVLGCPYEGKISPAKVAEVAKKMYSMGCYEISLGDTIGVGTPGAMKDMLSAVMQEIPVAALAVHCHDTYGQALANTLVALQMGVSVVDSSVAGLGGCPYARGASGNLATEDLVYMLAGLGIHTGVNLQKLLEAGTFICQALNRKTSSKVAQATCKL; encoded by the exons ATGGCGGCCGTGAGGAAGGCGGTGCCGCTGCGACTGGTGGGCTTGGCGTCCCTCCGGGCC GTGAGCACCTCCACTATGGGCGCTCTGCCAAAGCAGGTGAAAATTGTGGAAGTTGGTCCGCGGGACGGATTACAGAACGAAAAG AACATCGTCCCTACACCAGTGAAAGTCAAACTGATCCACATGCTTTCTGAAGCAGGACTCCCTGTCATAGAAGCTACCAGCTTCGTGTCTCCCAAGTGGGTTCCAcag ATGGCGGACCATGCCGAAGTCTTGAAGAGCATCCAGAGATTTCCCGGCATCAGCTACCCAGTCCTGACCCCAAACCTCAGAGGCTTTCAGACAGCG GTTGCTTCTGGAGCCCGGGAAGTGTCCATCTTTGGAGCGGCCTCAGAGCTCTTCACTAAGAAGAACATCAACTGCTCCATCGAAGAGAGTTTTCAGCACTTTGACAGTATCTTAAAGGCAGCTCAGGCAGACGGTATTCTCGTGCGGGG GTACGTCTCCTGCGTGCTTGGATGCCCCTACGAAGGGAAGATCTCCCCCGCTAAAGTAGCTGAG GTCGCCAAGAAGATGTACTCAATGGGCTGCTATGAGATATCCCTGGGGGACACTATCGGGGTGGGTACCCCAGGGGCCATGAAGGACATGCTTTCTGCTGTCATGCAAGAGATTCCTGTGGCTGCCCTGGCTGTCCACTGCCATGACACCTACGGACAGGCCCTGGCTAACACCTTGGTGGCCCTGCAG ATGGGAGTCAGTGTCGTGGACTCTTCTGTAGCAGGACTTGGAGGCTGTCCCTATGCGCGGGGGGCATCTGGAAACTTGGCCACAGAGGACCTGGTCTACATGCTGGCAGGCCTGGGCATTCACACG GGTGTGAACCTCCAGAAGCTCCTAGAAGCTGGCACCTTCATCTGTCAGGCCTTGAACAGAAAAACCAGCTCCAAAGTGGCCCAGGCCACCTGTAAACTCTGA
- the HMGCL gene encoding hydroxymethylglutaryl-CoA lyase, mitochondrial isoform X2, translating into MGALPKQVKIVEVGPRDGLQNEKNIVPTPVKVKLIHMLSEAGLPVIEATSFVSPKWVPQMADHAEVLKSIQRFPGISYPVLTPNLRGFQTAVASGAREVSIFGAASELFTKKNINCSIEESFQHFDSILKAAQADGILVRGYVSCVLGCPYEGKISPAKVAEVAKKMYSMGCYEISLGDTIGVGTPGAMKDMLSAVMQEIPVAALAVHCHDTYGQALANTLVALQMGVSVVDSSVAGLGGCPYARGASGNLATEDLVYMLAGLGIHTGVNLQKLLEAGTFICQALNRKTSSKVAQATCKL; encoded by the exons ATGGGCGCTCTGCCAAAGCAGGTGAAAATTGTGGAAGTTGGTCCGCGGGACGGATTACAGAACGAAAAG AACATCGTCCCTACACCAGTGAAAGTCAAACTGATCCACATGCTTTCTGAAGCAGGACTCCCTGTCATAGAAGCTACCAGCTTCGTGTCTCCCAAGTGGGTTCCAcag ATGGCGGACCATGCCGAAGTCTTGAAGAGCATCCAGAGATTTCCCGGCATCAGCTACCCAGTCCTGACCCCAAACCTCAGAGGCTTTCAGACAGCG GTTGCTTCTGGAGCCCGGGAAGTGTCCATCTTTGGAGCGGCCTCAGAGCTCTTCACTAAGAAGAACATCAACTGCTCCATCGAAGAGAGTTTTCAGCACTTTGACAGTATCTTAAAGGCAGCTCAGGCAGACGGTATTCTCGTGCGGGG GTACGTCTCCTGCGTGCTTGGATGCCCCTACGAAGGGAAGATCTCCCCCGCTAAAGTAGCTGAG GTCGCCAAGAAGATGTACTCAATGGGCTGCTATGAGATATCCCTGGGGGACACTATCGGGGTGGGTACCCCAGGGGCCATGAAGGACATGCTTTCTGCTGTCATGCAAGAGATTCCTGTGGCTGCCCTGGCTGTCCACTGCCATGACACCTACGGACAGGCCCTGGCTAACACCTTGGTGGCCCTGCAG ATGGGAGTCAGTGTCGTGGACTCTTCTGTAGCAGGACTTGGAGGCTGTCCCTATGCGCGGGGGGCATCTGGAAACTTGGCCACAGAGGACCTGGTCTACATGCTGGCAGGCCTGGGCATTCACACG GGTGTGAACCTCCAGAAGCTCCTAGAAGCTGGCACCTTCATCTGTCAGGCCTTGAACAGAAAAACCAGCTCCAAAGTGGCCCAGGCCACCTGTAAACTCTGA